A genomic stretch from Leishmania donovani BPK282A1 complete genome, chromosome 36 includes:
- a CDS encoding trypanothione synthetase-like protein — protein MTVNVASEVSPLPYGEHQGSFRGVVACSNRDDGYFSGENNYVDTSIYTGFRYQCVEYARRFLLLTTGCVFANCGRASEIYAMDHITHVETGAQYTLHRHHNDGTATQKPAPGDIIVYPYHPELTPWGHVGVISFVDDNRVGIAEQNHYFGPFTSPNESYLDGERCVERYAMLTFDEATKTWHIREPGSMPSAAGWLSYPDAPTREQIHAPFTPLPCAIKVRSTPFDQDDHPFLTHYHLHNGFDIPSGCVRHAYGMRNGTAETLVGATSAAARVLRFTLHLLFRRGRLGPSFRALPTNPLNATLPEGAGASAEACREVDALFKVLAEKDVVNATETTPDRLRQAVATYFDIPIEWMMAMERDFAKGETHMAAVVSFYPNIETDSAALEAFRAARKRSGTWAAPAVGTVPRTTANASTPVAEEPLAVSYPATAEEFPVKNPHDEAWHVAKVNFGNARVMTELSQLNKVQQELTGTIALMTPSMRPFISTQYRMDFAGYLKVVEAVYGPRTSFTIVMSDDQPMDGLLRELVWTLQNLCELVEYPVRVVNEKDLTFVNGKLHATPSAVSPEAGSRTTNIAPSGAYDVNFVYALCEWPRILADREATHAALYLAAVDPASDVVFAKPLWSCLCSGAVNVSDDAERAHDSHSPRSTSVRFFDVCRRLYLLASPKQQPKTWDLEVSEYKDSCRRIHVDAETVPMHSPAHLNADSLMINLAGSCYMGHVGGTLSVESENTGVHAGHPASLMFMFPAD, from the coding sequence ATGACTGTCAATGTCGCGTCAGAGGTCTCGCCGCTACCATATGGTGAGCATCAAGGCAGCTTTCGGGGTGTTGTGGCGTGCTCTAACCGCGATGACGGCTACTTCAGCGGCGAGAACAACTACGTAGACACGTCAATCTACACCGGGTTTCGCTACCAATGCGTTGAGTACGCGCGCCGCTTTCTGCTGCTGACGACCGGCTGCGTCTTTGCGAACTGTGGCAGAGCCAGCGAGATCTACGCGATGGATCACATCACACACGTGGAGACGGGGGCGCAGTACACTCTCCATCGCCACCACAACGACGGCACAGCAACGCAGAAGCCGGCGCCGGGTGACATCATCGTCTACCCTTACCACCCAGAACTAACTCCATGGGGTCACGTTGGTGTCATATCCTTCGTTGACGATAACCGCGTCGGCATCGCAGAGCAGAACCACTACTTCGGCCCTTTCACCTCGCCGAATGAGTCGTACCTCGACGGTGAGCGGTGCGTCGAACGGTACGCCATGCTCACGTTCGACGAGGCGACCAAGACATGGCACATCAGGGAACCGGGCTCGATGCCGAGTGCCGCGGGTTGGCTGTCGTACCCTGATGCGCCGACCCGCGAGCAGATTCACGCGCCGTTCACGCCGCTTCCCTGCGCGATCAAGGTGCGCTCGACCCCATTCGACCAAGACGACCATCCTTTCCTCACACACTACCACCTGCACAACGGCTTCGACATCCCCAGCGGGTGTGTGAGGCATGCGTACGGCATGCGAAACGGCACCGCCGAAACGTTGGTAGGCGCgacaagcgccgccgcacgcgtgCTGCGGTTTACACTTCATCTTCTTTTccgtcgcggccgcctcggcccTTCCTTTCGCGCGTTACCCACGAATCCGCTGAACGCCACACTGCCGGAGGGTGCGGGTGCAAGCGCGGAGGCATGTCGCGAGGTGGACGCACTCTTCAAGGTGCTCGCCGAGAAAGATGTCGTCAATGCCACCGAGACGACCCCCGATAGGCTGCGTCAGGCTGTGGCAACTTACTTTGACATCCCAATCGAGTGGATGATGGCCATGGAGCGGGACTTCGCGAAAGGGGAGACACACATGGCAGCGGTCGTCAGCTTCTACCCGAACATCGAGACAGACTCGGCCGCCCTGGAGGCGTttcgcgcagcacgcaagCGTTCAGGGACATGGGCAGCGCCGGCCGTTGGGACGGTGCCGCGGACAACAGCCAACGCCAGTACCCCCGTCGCCGAAGAGCCCCTCGCCGTGAGCTACCCAGCTACTGCCGAGGAGTTCCCAGTCAAGAACCCTCATGATGAGGCGTGGCACGTGGCAAAAGTGAACTTCGGCAACGCGCGCGTCATGACAGAGCTGTCGCAGCTCAATaaggtgcagcaggagctgacGGGGACGATCGCGCTCATGACACCATCCATGCGCCCCTTCATCTCCACGCAGTACCGCATGGACTTTGCGGGCTACCTCAAGGTCGTTGAGGCCGTCTACGGCCCTCGCACTAGCTTCACGATTGTCATGAGCGATGACCAACCGATGGACGGCTTGCTGCGGGAGCTTGTCTGGACCCTGCAGAATTTGTGCGAGCTCGTCGAGTACCCGGTCCGCGTTGTGAATGAGAAGGACCTGACGTTTGTGAATGGCAAGCtgcacgccacgccgtcAGCGGTCTCTCCAGAGGCGGGCAGCCGAACGACCAACATCGCGCCTAGTGGGGCGTACGATGTGAACTTTGTGTACGCGCTGTGCGAATGGCCGCGCATTTTGGCCGACAGAGAGGCCACCCACGCTGCCCTGTACCTCGCCGCTGTGGACCCAGCGTCGGATGTTGTGTTTGCGAAGCCGCTGTGGTCGTGCCTCTGCTCTGGTGCGGTGAACGtcagcgacgacgcagagAGGGCGCACGACAGTCATTCGCCGCGCTCCACGTCGGTGCGCTTCTTCgatgtgtgccgccgcctgtaTCTGCTGGCAtcgccgaagcagcagccgaaAACATGGGATTTAGAAGTATCCGAGTACAAGGATAGCTGCCGCCGCATTCACGTCGACGCCGAGACGGTGCCGATGCACTCTCCAGCCCACCTCAACGCCGACTCCCTCATGATCAATCTAGCGGGGAGCTGCTACATGGGACACGTCGGCGGCACACTGAGTGTTGAATCGGAGAACACCGGCGTCCACGCCGGCCACCCGGCTTCCCTCATGTTCATGTTTCCCGCCGACTAG